The DNA segment ACCATTTTCTTAATGCTGCCGGTGCTAATGCTGCCGAGACCATTGGTAAGGTTATTATTGAGGTGGACGCTGTACTTGCCACTGAGCTGCCAGAAGCGGTGCTGATCTTGGGGGACACTAACAGTTGCTTGGCGGCAATCCCGGCGAAACGGAGAAAGATCCCCATATTTCACATGGAAGCTGGCAATCGTTGCTTCGATCAGCGGGTGCCGGAAGAAACGAATCGGAAGATTGTTGACCACACTGCGGACGTAAACTTGGTTTACAGTTCGATCGCGCGGGAGTACCTCTTGCGGGAGGGGTTGCCTCCGGACCGGATCATTAAGACTGGAAGCCCGATGTGTGAGGTGCTCGCCTATTATCGTGATGGCATTGAGGGCTCCGATGTGCTACAGCGGTTGGGCTTGGTGGATGGCGACTTCTTCGTCGTTAGCGCTCACCGGGAAGAAAATATTGATTCGGACCAGAATTTTAGCAAATTGGTGATGTTACTCAACACGATAGCAGAGCACTACGGAATTCCGGTCATCGTCTCCACCCACCCGCGGACGCAGAAACGGGTTGAGGCGATGGGCGCCATGTTTCATGCCAATGTGCAATTGCTCAAACCGCTGGGTTTTAAGGATTACAACAAGCTGCAACTCACTGCCAAAGCAGTGTTGTC comes from the Desulfobulbaceae bacterium genome and includes:
- a CDS encoding UDP-N-acetylglucosamine 2-epimerase (non-hydrolyzing) — encoded protein: MKKMKIMTVVGTRPEIIRLSRVIAQLDEHTEHVLVHTGQNYDYELNEIFFKDLEIRKPDHFLNAAGANAAETIGKVIIEVDAVLATELPEAVLILGDTNSCLAAIPAKRRKIPIFHMEAGNRCFDQRVPEETNRKIVDHTADVNLVYSSIAREYLLREGLPPDRIIKTGSPMCEVLAYYRDGIEGSDVLQRLGLVDGDFFVVSAHREENIDSDQNFSKLVMLLNTIAEHYGIPVIVSTHPRTQKRVEAMGAMFHANVQLLKPLGFKDYNKLQLTAKAVLSDSGTINEESSILNFPALNLREAHERPEGMEEAAVMMVGLETDRVMQALAILESQPRGDVRLLRQVGDYSMPNVSDKVVRIIHSYTDYVNRVVWKKNC